A stretch of Campylobacter volucris DNA encodes these proteins:
- a CDS encoding PhoX family protein, translating into MKRRTFLKGSALGSMVAFFASSNLNASLLKDKDLLNFKEVLASTEDKVIVPDGYKAEILISWGDPLFKKASNYDEKKNIDKKAIENAKLVFGDNNDGMSFFPLMENKAILAINNEYINPEIMFNHQGKDLTLDDVLYEQASLGVSILEIQKEKDQWSVVLDSKYNRRIDANTKMSVSGPAKQQVLQNEKFVYGTLNNCANGKTPWGTYLTCEENINDFFGSLDEKIEFSKEQLRFGFKTQSQYGWEKFDERFDLSKNPQETNKFGWVVEIDPFDPNSIPVKRTALGRFKHENAELIVENDGTVVVYMGDDEANEFIYKFVSKHKYQKGSDTSKILDEGILYVAQFNGKIGDFMGNGKWIELEYGKNNLDEKNGFNSQADVLINARIAGSIVGATPMDRCEWIASHKESGSVEVFATLTNNKNNTNPNPANPRTKNVYGQIIKWKHKSSHKDNEFTWEIFALAGNPDNQTSLNKGSNNITSKNKFNSPDGLSFDRDGRLWIQTDGNYSNKEEFEGMGNNCMLAANPKTGEIKRFLTGPIACEITGIAFSQDYKTMFIGIQHPGEKLKGSTFPYGKTPRSSIVAISKIDGGVIGS; encoded by the coding sequence ATGAAAAGAAGAACATTTTTAAAAGGTTCAGCTTTAGGTTCTATGGTGGCTTTTTTTGCTAGTTCAAATTTAAATGCAAGCTTATTAAAAGATAAAGATTTGCTAAATTTTAAAGAAGTGCTAGCTAGCACAGAAGATAAAGTAATAGTCCCAGATGGATACAAGGCAGAAATTTTAATTTCATGGGGAGATCCTCTTTTTAAAAAAGCATCAAACTATGATGAAAAGAAAAATATTGATAAAAAAGCTATAGAAAATGCTAAATTAGTTTTTGGTGATAACAATGATGGTATGAGCTTTTTTCCTCTTATGGAAAATAAAGCTATTTTAGCTATCAATAACGAATATATAAATCCTGAAATTATGTTCAATCATCAAGGAAAAGATCTTACTTTAGATGATGTTTTATATGAGCAAGCAAGTTTGGGAGTAAGTATTTTAGAAATTCAAAAAGAAAAAGATCAATGGTCTGTGGTGCTTGATTCTAAATACAATCGCAGAATCGATGCAAATACAAAAATGAGCGTTAGCGGCCCAGCAAAACAACAAGTACTTCAAAATGAAAAATTTGTATATGGGACTTTAAACAATTGTGCAAATGGGAAAACACCATGGGGAACTTATCTAACTTGTGAAGAAAATATCAATGATTTTTTTGGAAGTTTGGATGAAAAAATTGAATTTTCAAAAGAGCAACTTAGATTTGGATTTAAAACTCAAAGTCAATATGGATGGGAAAAATTTGATGAAAGGTTTGATTTAAGCAAAAATCCACAAGAAACAAATAAATTTGGATGGGTTGTGGAAATTGATCCATTTGATCCTAATAGCATACCTGTAAAAAGAACAGCCCTTGGAAGATTTAAACACGAAAATGCAGAATTAATTGTAGAAAATGATGGAACGGTTGTAGTGTATATGGGTGATGATGAAGCTAATGAATTTATTTATAAATTTGTAAGCAAACATAAATACCAAAAAGGATCAGATACTAGTAAAATTTTAGATGAAGGAATCTTATATGTAGCACAATTTAATGGCAAAATAGGAGATTTTATGGGAAATGGAAAATGGATCGAGCTAGAATATGGCAAAAACAATCTTGATGAAAAAAATGGTTTTAATTCTCAAGCAGATGTATTAATCAATGCTAGAATTGCTGGATCTATTGTAGGTGCAACCCCTATGGATAGATGCGAATGGATAGCAAGTCATAAAGAAAGTGGATCAGTAGAAGTTTTTGCAACTTTAACAAATAATAAAAATAATACCAACCCAAATCCAGCAAATCCAAGAACAAAAAATGTATATGGACAAATTATCAAATGGAAACATAAAAGTTCTCATAAAGACAATGAATTTACTTGGGAAATTTTTGCACTTGCAGGAAATCCTGATAATCAAACAAGCCTTAATAAAGGCTCAAACAACATTACAAGTAAAAATAAATTTAATTCCCCTGATGGATTAAGCTTTGATAGAGATGGCCGTCTTTGGATACAAACTGATGGAAACTACTCTAATAAAGAAGAATTTGAAGGTATGGGAAATAACTGCATGCTAGCAGCTAATCCAAAAACAGGAGAGATTAAAAGATTTTTAACAGGTCCTATAGCTTGCGAAATAACAGGAATTGCTTTTAGCCAAGATTATAAAACCATGTTTATTGGGATCCAACACCCTGGAGAAAAACTCAAAGGTAGCACTTTTCCTTATGGTAAAACACCTAGATCAAGTATAGTAGCAATAAGCAAAATCGATGGTGGAGTAATTGGAAGTTAA
- the trxB gene encoding thioredoxin-disulfide reductase gives MLDLAIIGGGPAGLSAGLYATRGGLKNVVMFEKGMPGGQITSSSEIENYPGIAQVMDGISFMAPWSEQCMRFGLKHEMVGVEQICKNEDGSFTIKLGGGKSEIAKAVIVCTGSTPRRAGFKGEDEFFGKGVSTCATCDGFFYKNKEVAVLGGGDTALEEALYLANICSKVYLIHRRDEFRAAPSTVEKVKKHEKIELITNAVVDEVCGDKMGVNKVKVAFNDGQKRELDVPGIFTFVGLNVRNEILKQDDGKFLCSMEESGQVSVDLKMQTNIAGLFAAGDLRKDAPKQVICAAGDGAIAALSALAYIENLH, from the coding sequence ATGTTAGATTTAGCAATCATTGGCGGTGGTCCAGCAGGTTTGAGTGCGGGATTGTATGCTACAAGAGGTGGTTTAAAAAATGTTGTGATGTTTGAAAAAGGTATGCCAGGTGGTCAGATTACTTCAAGTTCTGAAATAGAAAATTATCCTGGTATTGCTCAAGTGATGGATGGAATTTCTTTTATGGCTCCTTGGAGTGAGCAGTGTATGCGTTTTGGTTTAAAGCATGAAATGGTAGGAGTAGAACAAATTTGTAAAAATGAAGATGGTAGTTTTACTATCAAGCTTGGAGGTGGTAAAAGTGAAATAGCTAAAGCTGTGATAGTTTGTACAGGTTCAACTCCGCGTCGTGCAGGATTTAAAGGAGAAGATGAATTTTTTGGTAAAGGTGTTAGCACTTGTGCAACTTGCGATGGCTTTTTTTATAAAAACAAAGAAGTTGCAGTTTTAGGCGGTGGTGATACTGCTTTAGAAGAAGCTTTGTATCTTGCAAATATTTGTTCGAAAGTTTATTTAATCCACAGAAGAGATGAATTTAGAGCAGCTCCATCAACCGTAGAAAAAGTAAAAAAACATGAAAAAATAGAACTCATTACTAATGCAGTAGTAGATGAGGTTTGTGGTGATAAAATGGGTGTTAATAAAGTAAAAGTTGCTTTTAATGATGGTCAAAAAAGAGAACTTGATGTGCCTGGAATTTTTACTTTTGTAGGATTAAATGTAAGAAATGAAATCTTAAAACAAGACGATGGTAAATTTTTATGCAGCATGGAAGAAAGCGGACAAGTAAGTGTTGATCTTAAAATGCAAACAAACATTGCAGGATTATTTGCTGCAGGTGATTTAAGAAAAGATGCACCAAAGCAAGTTATATGTGCTGCAGGAGATGGTGCTATAGCAGCTCTTAGTGCTTTGGCTTATATTGAAAATTTACACTAG
- the trxA gene encoding thioredoxin yields MGKYIELTSENFAQAKEGVALVDFWAPWCGPCRMLAPVIDELAQDFDGKAKICKVNTDEQGDLAAEFGVRSIPTIIFFKNGEIVDQLVGAQSKQALADKLNSLL; encoded by the coding sequence ATGGGAAAATATATCGAATTAACATCAGAAAATTTTGCTCAAGCAAAAGAAGGAGTAGCTTTAGTGGATTTTTGGGCACCATGGTGTGGGCCTTGTAGAATGCTTGCTCCAGTTATTGATGAATTAGCACAAGATTTTGATGGTAAAGCTAAAATTTGTAAAGTAAATACAGATGAGCAAGGTGATTTAGCAGCTGAGTTTGGAGTAAGATCTATCCCAACTATCATTTTCTTTAAAAATGGTGAGATAGTTGATCAATTAGTTGGCGCTCAATCAAAACAAGCTTTAGCTGATAAATTAAATTCACTTTTATAA
- a CDS encoding YraN family protein, whose product MGLKAYLFGIKGEDKACEYLQQIGFEILERNFHSKFGEIDIIALKNNILHFVEVKATWSDYEVSYRLDNKKYTKILKTIEYYFMKHSCDKNYQLDLLCVYKDDIKLIENISY is encoded by the coding sequence ATGGGTTTAAAAGCTTATCTTTTTGGCATAAAAGGCGAAGATAAAGCTTGTGAATATTTACAGCAAATAGGTTTTGAAATTTTAGAACGCAATTTTCACTCTAAATTTGGAGAAATCGACATTATAGCTTTAAAAAATAATATTTTACATTTTGTAGAAGTAAAAGCAACTTGGAGCGATTATGAAGTAAGCTATAGATTGGATAATAAAAAATACACTAAAATACTTAAAACCATAGAGTATTACTTTATGAAACACAGTTGCGATAAAAATTATCAATTAGATTTACTTTGTGTCTATAAAGATGATATAAAGCTTATTGAGAATATAAGCTATTAA